AACTCGAACAAGGGATCACGCTGCTTGGGCAGCTGAATACCGCCGGACTTCAGGGAAGCAGGGCGGGAACAGCACTCAATGCGGTACTGCGCTCCCTTGGCAAAGCGCAGCAGGAATACGGCATCGAACTGGTCCGAAATGAAAAAGGCCAGCTCGATATGATCGCCACCCTGGAGCAGCTCCGAGACGCGACAGCCGACATGGATACAGACATCAGGGCCCGGTCGCTGCAGAAGGTCTTTGGCGACGAAGGCGCAAAAGGAGTGGTGCCGCTCCTGAAGCAACTCGACGTCCTCAAAAACGCTTACCGCGACGTAGAGTCTGGGTCTCGAGGGGTTGTGGACAGCCAGGTCAAACTGTTCACCGAAAGTTCCGCTGGCCAACTCGCAAAACTCACCGGAACTCTGTCTGTTTTGGGATCCGTTATAGGCGCGACGGTCTTGCCTGGCGTCAATATGCTTTTTGGCGCGGTTGCCGTTCTGCTCGGTCCCATTGCCGATTTTGCAGCCAAAAACGAAACGCTGACCAAGGTCATTGCCGGAACGGTTGTCGGACTGATCGGATTGAAGGTCGCGTCTATCGGCCTTGGCTACGGCTGGACTTTTGTACAGGGCGGGGCGCTCATGGTTCGCAAGGCGCTGCTCATGATCGGATCCGCGTCCACCTGGTCGGCCGCAAAGGTCGCAGTCCTCGGAGCGGCGCAGAAGGCATGGGCTGTGGGCCAGGCCATCGTCACCGGAGCCTGCGCCGCCATCGGCACGGCGTTCCGGGTCATGGGCCTGGCCGTCATGTCCAACCCCATCGGCCTGATCATAGGGGGCATCGCCATCGGCGCGACTCTGCTCATCGCCAACTGGAGCAAGGTCAAAACGTTTTTCGTGAATGTCTGGTCATCCGTCGTGAAGGCGTTCACCTGGGCCTGGGAGAAGATCAAGGAGCTTCCGCTCATCGGCATGCTCGTCAAAGGAGCCTCAGCCGTCGGGAGTCTGTTGGGATCCATAGGCGGCGCCGTGGGAAGCATCTTCGGCGGCGACGACGCAAAGCAGCCTGGCCTCGGAGACGCCACGCAGGCGGCTCCGGTCCCGGAAACCGCGCCGCAATACTCGCCGTCCCGCACGCTTCCGGCTGGCGTGGACGGCCTTGTCCGGTCGAGGCAGGCCGGCAGCCAGACTATCACCATCAACCAGACAGTGAACGTCTCCGGGGAAACAGACTCCGGAATGGTCAAGGCCGCGGTTGCGCAAGCCAACGAGGGGCTTGAAACCCGGATAAAGAAGGTTGTCGCCGAAATGTTCAGGGAACGGGAGCGGACAGCCTATGCCTAGCACGTACACCACATCCCAGGGAGACGCCTGGGATTCCATCGCCCGGGCTGTCCTGGGA
This is a stretch of genomic DNA from Oceanidesulfovibrio indonesiensis. It encodes these proteins:
- a CDS encoding phage tail tape measure protein, whose protein sequence is MAGRKLGVSMEIGASLGSTFKSTFGKAEASIKELGSSIREMESEPTHKLMRSFYKLRDRVRSSRRELAAAEKDLAGLKQQAEAAGGAKGFLAYRIEKAEGKVKSLQSSVKSSTRQFLDHKVKISETGRGLGDLSADYRRLTGEIQRAQNAQESLSKIQARHQSVLEKRASLRGQMFDMVALGAAAAAPVMHAMRMEQAQVRLKTVLNADDQNKALTEAKAEARNLAKNGLVGLGEAYDIQYALNSAGLDAAAARSASQVVAKVAKVTNGVPENVGEVIATTYNNLGESLEGSTRERLGRIGDLLTKAQLKFQIRDFGQLGNSMKEGAAGLASYNVELEQGITLLGQLNTAGLQGSRAGTALNAVLRSLGKAQQEYGIELVRNEKGQLDMIATLEQLRDATADMDTDIRARSLQKVFGDEGAKGVVPLLKQLDVLKNAYRDVESGSRGVVDSQVKLFTESSAGQLAKLTGTLSVLGSVIGATVLPGVNMLFGAVAVLLGPIADFAAKNETLTKVIAGTVVGLIGLKVASIGLGYGWTFVQGGALMVRKALLMIGSASTWSAAKVAVLGAAQKAWAVGQAIVTGACAAIGTAFRVMGLAVMSNPIGLIIGGIAIGATLLIANWSKVKTFFVNVWSSVVKAFTWAWEKIKELPLIGMLVKGASAVGSLLGSIGGAVGSIFGGDDAKQPGLGDATQAAPVPETAPQYSPSRTLPAGVDGLVRSRQAGSQTITINQTVNVSGETDSGMVKAAVAQANEGLETRIKKVVAEMFRERERTAYA